AAAACCGAGGACATTTCAAAAAGATCCTCGGCCTTTAATCTTTCTTCACTTATGGAATAACCCCAATCCGTAAGTATTTTCAAAACATTTTTTTCCATGACTCCGGGAAGTCTGTTTGAATATGGTGGAATCAGGACTTTTTTGTCTTTTATGGCAATGATATTGGCGGTGTTGGTTTCAAGGACATAGCCTTCTGAATCAAGTATGATTGCTTCATCCGCGCCCTGTTCGGAGACTTTTCTTCCTGCCGCGTCATAAAATATTCTGGATATTGTCTTTAGTTCGGCAAATGGACTTGTCTGCGGTTTATCATAGATGACCGTATCGACGCCCCTTTTATTGATAGAAACAAGTCTGTGAACATAAGGCCTTGCCAGTATGCTCAAAAAATAACCTGGCGATTTTGATGTAGCATAAACCGATACTCTGACCCGTGCTGGTTTCTGCATTAGCCTGTTTTTTTCAAGAAGCTTATTTATAATGTCTTCATATGAGATGGCAGGAGCAGGCGTTTCAGGAGCATGAGTAAATATCTGGTTCCAGGCTTTCAGAAATCTTTCAAGATGATCTTCAAGAAAGAAAATATTACCATTTTCCGCATATATTGTTTCAAAAAAACCTACTCCATTTGCTCCTGGGTCAGAAATCCTCAAAAAAGGGACTGAATCCGACATGAAGAACCCGTTCAGCCACATGAGATAATCTTTTTCATTTTTTTCATTCCCTGAACAAAGAGCCTTCATGATAGTTCCTGCCTTGTGAAGGGTTTCTTCATATTCTGACTTTGGATCTGAATCAAATACTACCCCGCCTCCAGCAGAAAAATAGATTTTTTCATTCTTAATGACGCATGTTCTTATTGCCACAGAAAGATCAAGGCTGTCATTGAATCCTATATAGCCGATTGAGCCTGTATAAATATGACGGCCTACTGGTTCAAGTTCGTCTATTATTTCCATGGATCTGATCTTGGGGCATCCTGTTATTGATCCTGCCGGGAAAACAGCCTTTAGAAAATCAACGGAATCATAACCATCTTCAAGTTCTGCAACTATGCTCGAGAAAAGATGATGGACATTTTCATAGGATTCCATATCCTTATGGGCTTTCACCTTTACAGATCCGGGTTTTGCAATCCTTCCGAAATCATTTCTCATGAGATCGACTATCATGGAAAGCTCTGCATCGTCTTTAGGGCTGGTTAAAAGATCTTGGCGAATTTTTTCATCTTGTTCGATGTCTGATTTTCTTGGCCTTGTTCCTTTGATAGGCCTTGTTTCAATTTTTGAGCCTCTTCTTGATACGAATCTCTCTGGAGAAGTTGAAACTATTGAATGATCGCCAGCATTTATATAGGCAAAAA
Above is a window of Desulforegula conservatrix Mb1Pa DNA encoding:
- the pabB gene encoding aminodeoxychorismate synthase component I; the encoded protein is MILPEIKEILTKELITDKALINIAGCFRDIAGTVFLLGSKSGSASEYNILGLKPWLTISSKGTRISLHPQKQEIKANPFDILRIVLGKYHLESDFNPVNSGLFGYLAYDLCRILENIPNTAMDDLNLPDLYLCAPSIILVENIKTGKILIHTIETDSENSETHDYLRNWFDLNLNNDSSERTSYSAKNMKSVFTEETYKKAVSEIKELISAGDVYQVNLSQRFEAEFKGDSFKLFKDYYSSNPASFFAYINAGDHSIVSTSPERFVSRRGSKIETRPIKGTRPRKSDIEQDEKIRQDLLTSPKDDAELSMIVDLMRNDFGRIAKPGSVKVKAHKDMESYENVHHLFSSIVAELEDGYDSVDFLKAVFPAGSITGCPKIRSMEIIDELEPVGRHIYTGSIGYIGFNDSLDLSVAIRTCVIKNEKIYFSAGGGVVFDSDPKSEYEETLHKAGTIMKALCSGNEKNEKDYLMWLNGFFMSDSVPFLRISDPGANGVGFFETIYAENGNIFFLEDHLERFLKAWNQIFTHAPETPAPAISYEDIINKLLEKNRLMQKPARVRVSVYATSKSPGYFLSILARPYVHRLVSINKRGVDTVIYDKPQTSPFAELKTISRIFYDAAGRKVSEQGADEAIILDSEGYVLETNTANIIAIKDKKVLIPPYSNRLPGVMEKNVLKILTDWGYSISEERLKAEDLFEMSSVFITNALMGAVAVLSVNGIKIISDPDFAKKIETAIRS